The Rhodococcus sp. X156 genome window below encodes:
- a CDS encoding MaoC family dehydratase N-terminal domain-containing protein, which produces MQSLEKQLEQFLGVEAEPPRVARYEVNAPMIRNWVEAHDDRNPVYVDAEAARATGRPDVVCPPAMASTWVMSGYRRYRDVQRMRSEGVVEDFAYSRLLQLLDDAGFTSVVATNLEQEYLQEIHPGDHVTTHFTIEAISPVKKTGLGEGCFITLLKKYVNQHDDLLVEERFRLLRFNPSTQEGAA; this is translated from the coding sequence GTGCAGAGCCTGGAGAAGCAGCTCGAGCAGTTCCTCGGGGTGGAGGCGGAGCCACCCCGCGTCGCCCGCTACGAGGTCAACGCCCCGATGATCCGCAACTGGGTGGAGGCGCACGACGACCGCAACCCCGTCTACGTCGACGCCGAGGCCGCGCGCGCCACCGGGCGCCCGGACGTGGTGTGCCCACCGGCCATGGCCTCGACCTGGGTGATGTCGGGCTACCGCCGCTACCGCGACGTGCAGCGGATGCGCAGCGAGGGAGTGGTGGAGGACTTCGCCTACTCCCGCCTGCTGCAGCTGCTGGACGACGCGGGCTTCACCTCGGTGGTCGCCACCAACCTCGAGCAGGAGTACCTGCAGGAGATCCACCCCGGCGACCACGTCACCACGCACTTCACCATCGAGGCGATCTCGCCGGTGAAGAAGACCGGCCTGGGGGAGGGCTGCTTCATCACCCTGCTGAAGAAGTACGTCAACCAGCACGACGACCTTCTCGTGGAGGAGCGCTTCCGCCTGCTCCGCTTCAACCCCAGCACCCAGGAGGGCGCGGCATGA
- a CDS encoding OB-fold domain-containing protein → MSAPTENTPARSTTVPHLVVTQDNEFFFTAAAQGRLEIQRCTSCETLRHPPAPACPQCRSFDWDTVTASGRCTLHSYTVIHHPQDPAFEYPLAVGLVDLPEGTRLVADIAGVDHAELRPGLELEIGFAEHAHGAVLPQLRKPAGGAA, encoded by the coding sequence ATGAGCGCACCGACCGAGAACACGCCCGCCCGGTCCACCACGGTGCCGCACCTGGTGGTCACCCAGGACAACGAGTTCTTCTTCACCGCCGCAGCGCAGGGCCGCCTGGAGATCCAGCGCTGCACCAGCTGCGAGACGCTGCGCCACCCCCCGGCGCCGGCCTGCCCGCAGTGCCGCTCCTTCGACTGGGACACCGTGACCGCCAGCGGCCGCTGCACCCTGCACAGCTACACCGTCATCCACCACCCGCAGGACCCCGCGTTCGAGTACCCGCTCGCGGTGGGCCTGGTGGACCTGCCCGAGGGCACCCGGCTGGTCGCCGACATCGCCGGGGTGGACCACGCCGAGCTCAGGCCGGGCCTGGAGCTGGAGATCGGCTTCGCCGAGCACGCCCACGGAGCGGTCCTGCCCCAGCTGCGCAAGCCCGCCGGCGGTGCGGCATGA
- a CDS encoding MaoC/PaaZ C-terminal domain-containing protein — protein sequence MSTATTARFPEAAVGDTLPVLELDLDRTLIVAAAIASQDFEDVHHDPGKAQDRGTPDIFLSINSTNGFLDRYVTDWSGPASRIARISLRLGVPSFPGDTLRLTGEVTAVDGDAVTLALRGETSRGVHVTATATVVPTATAGGAA from the coding sequence ATGAGTACCGCCACCACCGCCCGCTTTCCCGAGGCCGCGGTGGGCGACACCCTGCCGGTGCTCGAGCTGGACCTGGACCGCACCCTCATCGTCGCCGCGGCCATCGCCTCGCAGGACTTCGAGGACGTCCACCACGACCCGGGCAAGGCCCAGGACCGCGGCACCCCGGACATCTTCCTGTCCATCAACTCCACCAACGGCTTCCTGGACCGCTACGTCACCGACTGGTCGGGCCCGGCCTCCCGGATCGCCAGGATCTCCCTGCGCCTGGGCGTGCCCAGCTTCCCCGGCGACACCCTGCGCCTGACCGGCGAGGTGACCGCGGTGGACGGCGACGCCGTCACCCTCGCCCTCCGCGGGGAGACCAGCCGCGGAGTCCACGTCACCGCCACCGCCACCGTGGTCCCCACCGCCACCGCAGGAGGAGCAGCATGA
- a CDS encoding lipid-transfer protein: MSSRGFSRDAAIVGIGATEFSKNSGRSEWQLACESTLAALADAQIGVEEVDGFALFTMETNPEIAVARALGIPELTFFSRIPHGGGGACAPVQQAALAVSSGVADVVVVYRAFNERSGHRFGAGPPPFAYNANTDQEYRNWINPYGLLTPAQQEAFLARTYMERYGATSEDFGRVSVLSRKHAANNPKAWFHNRPITLADHQASRMIADPLRMLDCCQESDGGQALVIVSAERARDLPHPPALIAGAAQGVGPQQISMSSYYRDDIDRMPEVELVARQLWQQSGGGPESIDAAILYDAFTPMVLLQLEEYGFCGRGEAKDFLREGHADLDGRLPINTHGGQLGEGYIHGVNGIAEGVRLIRGTSTNQPSKSLDNVLVTGGSPVPHSAIVLSADR; the protein is encoded by the coding sequence ATGAGCAGCCGAGGTTTTTCCCGGGACGCCGCGATCGTCGGCATCGGCGCCACCGAGTTCTCCAAGAACAGCGGCCGCTCCGAGTGGCAGCTGGCCTGCGAGAGCACGCTGGCCGCGCTCGCCGACGCCCAGATCGGGGTGGAGGAGGTGGACGGCTTCGCGCTGTTCACCATGGAGACCAACCCGGAGATCGCGGTGGCCCGCGCGCTCGGCATCCCCGAGCTGACGTTCTTCAGCCGCATCCCGCACGGCGGCGGTGGCGCGTGCGCCCCGGTGCAGCAGGCGGCGCTGGCGGTCTCCTCCGGCGTGGCCGACGTGGTGGTGGTCTACCGCGCGTTCAACGAGCGCTCCGGCCACCGCTTCGGCGCCGGCCCGCCGCCGTTCGCCTACAACGCCAACACCGACCAGGAGTACCGCAACTGGATCAACCCCTACGGGCTGCTCACCCCGGCCCAGCAGGAGGCGTTCCTGGCGCGCACCTACATGGAGCGCTACGGCGCCACCAGCGAGGACTTCGGGCGGGTGTCGGTGCTCTCGCGCAAGCACGCCGCCAACAACCCCAAGGCGTGGTTCCACAACCGTCCGATCACCCTCGCCGACCACCAGGCCTCGCGGATGATCGCCGACCCGCTGCGGATGCTCGACTGCTGCCAGGAGAGCGACGGCGGCCAGGCCCTGGTCATCGTCAGCGCCGAGCGCGCCCGCGACCTGCCGCACCCGCCGGCGCTCATCGCCGGGGCCGCGCAGGGGGTGGGGCCGCAGCAGATCTCCATGAGCAGCTACTACCGCGACGACATCGACCGGATGCCCGAGGTGGAGCTGGTGGCCCGGCAGCTGTGGCAGCAGTCCGGCGGCGGCCCGGAGAGCATCGACGCCGCGATCCTCTACGACGCGTTCACCCCGATGGTGCTGCTGCAGCTGGAGGAGTACGGCTTCTGCGGGCGCGGCGAGGCCAAGGACTTCCTCCGCGAGGGCCACGCCGACCTCGATGGACGCCTGCCCATCAACACCCACGGCGGACAGCTGGGCGAGGGCTACATCCACGGCGTCAACGGCATCGCCGAGGGCGTGCGGCTGATCCGCGGCACCTCCACCAACCAGCCGTCGAAGTCCCTCGACAACGTCCTGGTCACCGGCGGCTCGCCGGTGCCGCACAGCGCCATCGTGCTCTCCGCCGACCGCTGA
- a CDS encoding aminotransferase class I/II-fold pyridoxal phosphate-dependent enzyme, with protein sequence MTERITYARATHGEEEIQAVVDVLRSGHQGLRIGKNVHEMETRVAELSGKAYGVMCNSGSSGLYLAIELLDLPAGSEVITSPLTFSTDVAPIVRAGLVPVFVDVEPNTFNVDVAKIEAMVSDKTRAILIPNLAGNCPDWDAIRAVADRHGLKVIEDTCDALGPRLHGTPTGARADISVTSFSMAHIITCAGTGGMVMVDDVALRDRALLLRRWGRRSEPNLFGSTGNGRVFREELDGVDYDNDFIFDELSWNFEPSELGAAYGVVQLDKLPANYRRRQQTFAAYTAAYGAHPELFTTPVQTPGLDTAWLCYPVMINADAPFTRSDLQEAIEGDGIDTRTVWSGNITRHPMMAGIDFRQPEEGLPEADAVFARGMTLGMSHGLTDAEVERIAESIHRFAAKWQ encoded by the coding sequence ATGACCGAGCGCATCACCTACGCCCGCGCCACCCACGGAGAGGAGGAGATCCAGGCGGTCGTGGACGTGCTGCGCAGCGGCCACCAGGGGCTGCGCATCGGCAAGAACGTGCACGAGATGGAGACCCGCGTCGCCGAGCTCAGCGGCAAGGCGTACGGGGTGATGTGCAACTCCGGGTCCTCGGGGCTGTACCTGGCCATCGAGCTGCTGGACCTGCCCGCCGGCAGCGAGGTCATCACCTCGCCGCTGACCTTCTCCACCGACGTGGCCCCCATCGTGCGGGCCGGGCTGGTCCCGGTGTTCGTCGACGTCGAGCCCAACACCTTCAACGTCGACGTGGCCAAGATCGAGGCGATGGTCAGCGACAAGACGCGGGCCATCCTCATCCCGAACCTGGCCGGCAACTGCCCCGACTGGGACGCCATCCGCGCGGTCGCCGACCGGCACGGGCTCAAGGTCATCGAGGACACCTGCGACGCGCTGGGCCCACGCCTGCACGGCACCCCCACCGGGGCCCGCGCCGACATCAGCGTGACCAGCTTCTCGATGGCCCACATCATCACCTGCGCCGGCACCGGCGGCATGGTGATGGTGGACGACGTGGCGCTGCGCGACCGCGCGCTGCTGCTGCGCCGCTGGGGCCGGCGCTCCGAGCCCAACCTCTTCGGCAGCACCGGCAACGGCCGGGTGTTCCGCGAGGAGCTGGACGGGGTGGACTACGACAACGACTTCATCTTCGACGAGCTGTCCTGGAACTTCGAGCCCTCCGAGCTGGGTGCGGCCTACGGCGTGGTCCAGCTGGACAAGCTGCCGGCCAACTACCGGCGTCGTCAGCAGACCTTCGCGGCCTACACCGCGGCCTACGGCGCCCACCCGGAGCTGTTCACCACCCCGGTGCAGACACCGGGCCTGGACACCGCCTGGCTGTGCTATCCGGTGATGATCAACGCCGACGCGCCCTTCACCCGCAGCGACCTGCAGGAGGCCATCGAGGGCGACGGCATCGACACCCGCACGGTGTGGAGCGGCAACATCACCCGCCACCCGATGATGGCTGGCATCGACTTCCGCCAGCCGGAGGAGGGCCTGCCGGAGGCCGACGCGGTGTTCGCCCGCGGGATGACGCTGGGCATGAGCCACGGCCTCACCGACGCCGAGGTGGAGCGCATCGCCGAGAGCATCCACCGCTTCGCCGCGAAGTGGCAGTAG
- a CDS encoding acyl-CoA dehydrogenase family protein: MHLDLSAESKQLRRELRDYFAATINDEDRRALVHQTEGGPVFTRILRQMGRDGWLGLGFPAEYGGRGEDPEALYVFYDEVIRANAPLSLVTLNTVAPALMKHGTQQQKDFFLPPILTGELIFAIGYTEPGAGTDLASLQTKATVDGDELVINGNKIFTSAGVFAGWIWLAVRTDPDAPRHQGISVVLVPTSAPGFSVTEIHTVGGISTAATYYDNVRVPLTNVVGELNAGWQLITHQLNHERVALAARGGVANELFAEVLAWAKETHPDGRRPYDQPWVRAKLAEVYTLLSAADLMNLRLVADVAAGTLGGGDSAAAKIFGTEAVVNAYGMLQEVLGAEGLLRAESHGAAIQGRVEALARRAQNNTFGGGTNEVMREIVAAKCLGMALAARRREDPKQPSTSGKS, from the coding sequence ATGCACCTGGACCTGTCCGCCGAGTCGAAGCAGCTGCGCCGCGAGCTGCGCGACTACTTCGCCGCCACCATCAACGACGAGGACCGCCGCGCGCTGGTCCACCAGACCGAGGGCGGGCCGGTCTTCACCCGGATCCTGCGCCAGATGGGCCGGGACGGGTGGCTGGGGCTGGGCTTTCCCGCCGAGTACGGCGGCCGGGGGGAGGACCCGGAGGCCCTCTACGTCTTCTACGACGAGGTGATCCGGGCCAACGCCCCGCTGTCACTCGTCACCCTGAACACGGTGGCGCCGGCGCTGATGAAGCACGGCACCCAGCAGCAGAAGGACTTCTTCCTGCCGCCCATCCTCACCGGCGAGCTGATCTTCGCCATCGGCTACACCGAGCCGGGCGCGGGCACCGACCTGGCGTCGCTGCAGACCAAGGCCACCGTCGACGGCGACGAGCTGGTGATCAACGGCAACAAGATCTTCACCAGCGCCGGCGTCTTCGCGGGCTGGATCTGGCTGGCGGTGCGCACCGACCCGGACGCCCCGCGCCACCAGGGCATCTCGGTGGTGCTGGTGCCCACCAGCGCCCCGGGCTTCTCGGTCACCGAGATCCACACCGTGGGCGGCATCAGCACCGCCGCCACCTACTACGACAACGTCCGGGTGCCGCTGACCAACGTGGTCGGCGAGCTCAACGCCGGCTGGCAGCTGATCACCCACCAGCTCAACCACGAGCGGGTGGCGCTGGCCGCCCGCGGCGGGGTGGCCAACGAGCTGTTCGCCGAGGTGCTGGCCTGGGCCAAGGAGACGCACCCGGACGGCCGGCGGCCCTACGACCAGCCCTGGGTGCGCGCCAAGCTGGCCGAGGTCTACACGCTGCTCAGCGCGGCTGACCTGATGAACCTGCGGCTGGTGGCCGACGTGGCCGCCGGAACCCTGGGCGGTGGGGACTCCGCGGCCGCCAAGATCTTCGGCACCGAGGCCGTGGTCAACGCCTACGGGATGCTGCAGGAGGTGCTGGGCGCCGAGGGGCTGCTCCGCGCCGAGAGCCACGGCGCCGCCATCCAGGGCCGGGTGGAGGCACTGGCCCGACGGGCGCAGAACAACACCTTCGGCGGTGGCACCAACGAGGTGATGCGCGAGATCGTGGCCGCCAAGTGCCTGGGCATGGCCCTGGCCGCCCGGCGCCGCGAGGACCCGAAGCAGCCCAGCACGAGTGGAAAGAGCTGA